In the Candidatus Poribacteria bacterium genome, TCTCAAACTCCGCCGTCTCCAAGACGCAACCGTCTGAGAATCGACTAATCCCACGGATGCAGCACGACTTTACCACATTCCCCGGTCGCCTGAAGTTCCCACGCCTCCTGCACATCACGCATCGGGAAGGTGTGTGTGATGAATGTGTTTATCTGTTCGGGTGAATTTTGGATCATTTGCATCAATTTTGGATAGACACCGAGGTTGTAATGCCAATTTCCACGTAGGACTAAGCCTTTCCGAATCATATCCCGACTCGCCCCAAGCGGAAATTCGCCACCTTCGCCGACGAATGTGACCTGTCCTTTTCTTCGGGCTGCATCAACCATTAAACGATGGGCTGCAGACGCGCCGGAGCAGTCCACTGCCTTGTCAATTCCGACCCCGTCTGTAAAATCTCGAATCTGATCGAGAATATCTTCATCACTTGGATCCAAGACGATATCTGCGCCCAACTTTTTCGCGAGCTCGGCACGATATGGATGGCTTTCTACGCCGACGACGCGCGCCCCGCGATAGTGTGCATTGATAATACCACCTAACCCAACAGGACCTAAGCCGGTAACCATGACCGTATCCAATGAATTGACTTGCATCTGTTCCATCGCGCCAAATGTCGGTCCCAATCCACAGCACGCCATCCCGGCGTGTTCATAACTCACACCCTCTGGAATCGGTGATAACAGATCTTCCATCTTGTGCATATACTGTGCATAAGTCGCCGAAGCCGGGTCTGTCCCGATGAGTTCTCGAATGTTCCGTCCGCTCGTACAGTGAATGTGTTCACCTATAGCACACATCGCACACTTGCCACAAGCGTTCTGTGGTTGCACCACCACGCGATCCCCTACTTTGACGCGACCGGGTTGTGCAACTTCCACGACTTCGCCAGCGGCTTCGTGGCCGAAATGCTCGCCGGTGCCACCATGTACGAACCCTTTATACTCTGTACACATCGGAACAGCATGGATTTTGACGACGACGACATCTCCTCCGGCACGCGGATCCGGTTTGTCGACTACGCCACCTTTTTGATCACCAAACATTGCTGCTACTTTCATATACACTTACGCCCAAAACTCTACGACACTTCATAAAGCCGGTTTTTATGTAGAGAGAAAGGGCATTCCTCCTCCTCCTAAGATGTGTTAATACCATAACACAAGCAATCAAATCCGTCAAGGCAAAATTACTGTAATTCACTCTGTCTTTCTGACAACTCCCGCGCAATATGGTATTATTTTAACCCAAGTTGCTATCTAAAAGGTTATCGTCTTATCCCCGTCTTAAAAGATCGGCTAAAGGCGTATACCCATTGCCTTGAGGTAATTCAGTAATAACAGCGTTTCCGTCACGCTTAAAGAGTTTGTACGCCTTCGCATTAGGCGCAGAGGTGAGGATACGATAGTGATCGTCTACAATCTCAATCGCTGCGTTATTATCACAGGCGATGCCGATGCCACCCCGTTTTGCGATCATTTGCGAAAAGGAAGTTTCTCGCTTCTCGAAGTGATAATGTGGACAATAGACTGCATTGATGAATCCAAGTCCACTGACGCGGATATAGTCCCACTTCGGGTTGCTGGAGAAAGACCGAGAATCGCTATGCCCGTATCTAAACCAGCAGATCGCACCCGCGCTGAGCCCCGATAGCACAATACCGCGGGACGCAGCTTCTGCCAATACGGTATCTAACCTCAAGCGTCGCCATAATTTCATCATCTTGTAGGTGTTTCCACCCCCAACATAGACAAGGTCAGAATCCAACACCAGCGCGGACATCTCCTCAAACGCTGGTGGATCTTGAATGAGCTTGAGAACGCGCGTTTTACATCCAAAATGTTCACCGTAAACCTTCTCAAAAGTATCAATATATCCGGGTGCGTCGCTGCTGGCAGTTGGAATAAAGAGTGCCTTCGGTTGTGTTTTGCCGGTTAATTCAATGATGCGTTTGTCAATAGCAGCGGTTTCCATTTCTCTAATTTCTCCACCGCCAACTGCAACAATCTTCGGTATTGTTTTCATAAACTGTTCCTTTAACGGTTTCTCACTATTTTGTCCTTGGAATGTTAACCCTAACAATTCCAACAAAAACTATCAAGTACATTTAGAAATTTAACTACATTTTCGCTTAATAATTGTGGTAAAATGAAAGGAATGCCTATATAGTGTCCGTAACTTCGTTAAGGAGGAAAGATGGCACCTGAAGAAACAGGTTTAACACCCGCACAAAAAACGTTCTACGAGGCAAACGGATATCTTGTCCTTAAAAGTGTTTTTGCGCCCGAAGAGTGCGAACACTTCGTTGAACATATAGAAGACCTTCACGCCGGACGTAAGCATCTGGATGGATTTTTTCAACAGGATAAATACGGCGCAAGGACCTTTAATCAGCATCTTTACGACCCGCGCGTATTGGCTTTACTTATCAATGCCCGCTTACATAAGCCGCTTGCGGACTGTTTTGGCGGCGAACCGGAGGGGATTCAAACGATGCACTTTTATGAAGGATCCGAGCATCCCCTGCACCAAGACCAGTATTACCTACCGGATTGTATGTCGGCCTGGATTGCGATGGTTCGTGTCGATGAGAACAACGGACCGCTGGTCGTCCAGCCCGGTTCGCATAAAGGTAGATTGATTACGAAAAGCGACATACCTATGACACTCCAACCCGGAGAGACTTATGAATTACAACAGCATAACCGCTATTTTCCGGCAGTTGAACAGGTCTTTCGCGAGAACGGTAAAGACGCGGTTCAGGTGTTGGTAAACCCAGGAGATGTGGTTCTGTTCAGCGGAAAATTGATTCATGGGGGTGCGCAAGTTTTGAAACCGGGGACGCGCAGACATGCGTTGGCGTGCCACTACATTCCATACGACTCCGAAAACTGGGAACGCGATTGGCCACGGTTCTCATTCGACGGCAGTCGGCGGATTCATTATCGGTAAAGTCGGAGTCGCAATTTGAAAAAAGAAATTGAGAATTGACATTTCACAACCTCTATGCTATCCTTAAACGAATAACGCTTTAGCAATTTGATAATCCTTTTAGGAGGTAGAACTATGCAGCAAAAAATCATATCTGCTCCGACACCCTTCTATCCTTCTTCGGACGGTAAATCTATGGCAGAAACGGATTGGCATCGCAAACTACTGATGGCACTTATACAAACAATTGAGCACCACTTTCGGGAACATGATGATGTTTATGTTTCCGGCGATCTGTTAATCTACTACAAAATGGGAGATAATACAAAATCGGTTGCCCCGGATGTTTTTGTTGTTCAAGGGGTTGCGAAAAAGCAGCGAGGAACGTACCTGACATGGGAGGAATCTCATACCCCTGATTTTGTGTTAGAACTTGCGAGTCCGAGCACGTTTCGGCATGATCTAACTGGGAAGAAAGATTTGTACGAGTCTGTTCTGAAAGTGAAGGAGTATTACATCTATGACCCACTCCATCAAATACAACCGCATTTCATAGGTTTTCGACTGGTTGATGGTACGTATGAGGAAATAGCATTCGTGAACGAGCGTCTGCCGTCGTCGGTGCTAAACTTAGAACTCGGTGAGCACGATGGAACTTTAGGCGTGTATGATCCCACGACAGAGCAATGGTTAGCACCTCCTGAAGAACGCGCTGAACAGGCGGAGGAACGCGCTGAACAGGCGGAGGAACGTGCTGAACAAGAGGCTCTTGCACGACAACGCGCCGAGGATGAATTGGCAAAGGCGTTGGCAACGCTTGAACGCCTCCAAGCCGAAAAAGACGACTAAATCAAATAAGGAGAAGAGATAATGCGATACCTATTGATTTTCGGGATCGGTTTTATTTTAAT is a window encoding:
- a CDS encoding Type 1 glutamine amidotransferase-like domain-containing protein, whose amino-acid sequence is MKTIPKIVAVGGGEIREMETAAIDKRIIELTGKTQPKALFIPTASSDAPGYIDTFEKVYGEHFGCKTRVLKLIQDPPAFEEMSALVLDSDLVYVGGGNTYKMMKLWRRLRLDTVLAEAASRGIVLSGLSAGAICWFRYGHSDSRSFSSNPKWDYIRVSGLGFINAVYCPHYHFEKRETSFSQMIAKRGGIGIACDNNAAIEIVDDHYRILTSAPNAKAYKLFKRDGNAVITELPQGNGYTPLADLLRRG
- a CDS encoding phytanoyl-CoA dioxygenase family protein, which gives rise to MAPEETGLTPAQKTFYEANGYLVLKSVFAPEECEHFVEHIEDLHAGRKHLDGFFQQDKYGARTFNQHLYDPRVLALLINARLHKPLADCFGGEPEGIQTMHFYEGSEHPLHQDQYYLPDCMSAWIAMVRVDENNGPLVVQPGSHKGRLITKSDIPMTLQPGETYELQQHNRYFPAVEQVFRENGKDAVQVLVNPGDVVLFSGKLIHGGAQVLKPGTRRHALACHYIPYDSENWERDWPRFSFDGSRRIHYR
- a CDS encoding zinc-binding dehydrogenase, translating into MFGDQKGGVVDKPDPRAGGDVVVVKIHAVPMCTEYKGFVHGGTGEHFGHEAAGEVVEVAQPGRVKVGDRVVVQPQNACGKCAMCAIGEHIHCTSGRNIRELIGTDPASATYAQYMHKMEDLLSPIPEGVSYEHAGMACCGLGPTFGAMEQMQVNSLDTVMVTGLGPVGLGGIINAHYRGARVVGVESHPYRAELAKKLGADIVLDPSDEDILDQIRDFTDGVGIDKAVDCSGASAAHRLMVDAARRKGQVTFVGEGGEFPLGASRDMIRKGLVLRGNWHYNLGVYPKLMQMIQNSPEQINTFITHTFPMRDVQEAWELQATGECGKVVLHPWD
- a CDS encoding Uma2 family endonuclease; translation: MQQKIISAPTPFYPSSDGKSMAETDWHRKLLMALIQTIEHHFREHDDVYVSGDLLIYYKMGDNTKSVAPDVFVVQGVAKKQRGTYLTWEESHTPDFVLELASPSTFRHDLTGKKDLYESVLKVKEYYIYDPLHQIQPHFIGFRLVDGTYEEIAFVNERLPSSVLNLELGEHDGTLGVYDPTTEQWLAPPEERAEQAEERAEQAEERAEQEALARQRAEDELAKALATLERLQAEKDD